The following are encoded together in the Roseivirga misakiensis genome:
- a CDS encoding glycoside hydrolase family 3 N-terminal domain-containing protein: MIKKVTLLLFGLWIGIASVKGQKIYQKIDTLAQEQWVDSIFNALTPDERLGQLFMVAAYSNRDEKHYQEIDELITKYSIGGLIFFQGGPYRQAKLNDRYQAKSKVPLAIAMDAEWGIGMRLDSVMDFPKQMTLGAIKDNKWIYEMGKEVARQFHQLNMHINFAPVVDVNVNPNNPVIGYRSFGENKYKVSDKGIAYMKGLQDHGIMANAKHFPGHGDTGVDSHYDLPVITHSKDRMTETELYPFKQLMKDSLMSVMVAHLQVPAYDDRKNMPTTLSNKVVTDLLRNDLQFDGLAFTDAMNMQGVAKYYDPGEADVKALQAGNDVILFPLDVPKAIKQVKKAIKKKTLDQTSIDLRVKKILRAKYWFGLNEYAPINTTNLTKRINNDYAQLLNRILYQKAITVVDNHESLLPIFDLGDNQMASLQLGEGENGEFENMLDKYARFDHVALDSLDESALDSLAAFNTVVVGYHGITNSPKNQHGVDTAEIQFIRKLQARTKVIVVAFGNAYSLQYFKGVKNLICTYEDNDITQNLVPQIIFGALKAEGKLPISASEDFKAGLGIETLTTSRLSYGLPSEVGMNVDSLRKIDTIIEEAIKEKATPGAQVIVARKGKVVYQKNFGYQTYDEEKPIDDNTIYDIASITKVAATTQIVMKLYEEKRLDINKPIGDYLTELDSTNKKDLIIRDILTHQAGLKPYIPFWEKTVSDGAMKEEYLIDAQGPNHNFKIAEQRSLPPSLSDSVWYWTIESELRKLPKKKKRYDYLYSDLGYTLVYKLISEIIDEPVEDYLNREFYNPLGLSSTAFLPLEKGYNEEIAPTEVDDYFRNVVVCGNVHDQNATLMGGVAGHAGLFSKANDLAILMQMNMQMGEYAGKTYFNNWTIPIFTSAQFLENRRGLGWDKPITGTDEGPTSQYASASTFGHTGFTGAAVWADPAEELVFIFLTNRTYPESDNFKLIEENVRTRIHDLLYQSIFEPKVEE, encoded by the coding sequence ATGATTAAAAAAGTTACCCTACTCCTATTCGGTTTATGGATTGGAATTGCCTCTGTTAAGGGCCAAAAAATCTATCAGAAAATAGATACATTGGCGCAAGAGCAATGGGTAGATAGCATTTTCAACGCCCTAACACCAGACGAACGTTTGGGTCAACTCTTTATGGTGGCAGCCTACTCCAACCGTGATGAAAAGCACTATCAAGAAATTGATGAGCTCATCACCAAATACAGCATCGGTGGACTCATATTTTTCCAAGGCGGACCTTACAGACAAGCTAAACTTAATGATCGGTATCAAGCCAAATCGAAAGTTCCTTTAGCCATAGCAATGGATGCCGAATGGGGCATTGGCATGAGACTAGATAGTGTCATGGACTTTCCGAAACAAATGACGCTTGGCGCCATAAAAGACAATAAGTGGATTTACGAAATGGGCAAAGAAGTGGCAAGACAGTTTCACCAATTAAACATGCACATCAATTTTGCTCCTGTTGTAGACGTCAACGTTAACCCCAATAATCCAGTAATCGGTTATCGATCTTTTGGAGAGAACAAATACAAGGTTTCCGACAAAGGCATTGCCTACATGAAAGGGCTTCAAGATCATGGAATTATGGCTAATGCCAAACATTTTCCCGGCCATGGTGATACTGGTGTCGACTCGCATTACGATTTACCTGTAATCACTCATTCTAAAGACAGAATGACAGAAACTGAGCTTTACCCTTTCAAGCAATTAATGAAAGATAGCTTGATGAGTGTGATGGTGGCCCACTTGCAAGTCCCTGCCTATGATGATCGTAAAAATATGCCCACCACATTGAGTAATAAAGTGGTAACCGACTTATTAAGAAACGATCTACAGTTCGATGGTTTGGCGTTTACGGATGCCATGAATATGCAGGGCGTGGCTAAATATTACGATCCGGGAGAAGCAGACGTCAAAGCACTGCAAGCTGGAAATGATGTGATTCTTTTTCCGCTAGATGTGCCAAAAGCGATTAAGCAAGTCAAAAAAGCCATCAAAAAAAAGACTCTTGATCAAACATCGATAGATCTACGAGTCAAGAAAATCTTAAGGGCAAAATATTGGTTTGGTTTAAACGAATACGCGCCGATAAATACCACTAACCTCACGAAAAGGATTAACAACGACTATGCTCAGCTACTAAATAGAATTCTCTATCAAAAAGCCATTACTGTAGTAGATAATCATGAGTCTCTCTTACCGATATTCGATTTGGGTGACAACCAGATGGCTTCTCTACAATTGGGTGAGGGAGAAAATGGTGAGTTCGAAAATATGCTTGATAAATACGCACGTTTCGATCATGTAGCGCTGGATTCCTTGGACGAGTCAGCGCTTGACTCTCTTGCTGCATTTAATACCGTGGTAGTCGGCTATCATGGTATTACCAATTCACCTAAAAATCAACACGGAGTTGATACGGCAGAAATCCAATTCATCAGGAAACTACAGGCAAGAACTAAGGTAATTGTAGTCGCCTTTGGCAATGCTTACAGCCTACAATACTTCAAAGGTGTGAAAAACCTCATATGTACTTATGAAGACAATGATATAACGCAAAACCTAGTGCCGCAAATAATTTTTGGTGCGCTAAAAGCCGAAGGTAAACTGCCGATTTCGGCCAGTGAAGACTTCAAAGCAGGACTGGGAATTGAAACGCTAACAACGTCGAGATTAAGTTATGGCCTACCTTCAGAAGTTGGTATGAATGTAGATTCTCTTCGGAAAATTGATACAATTATTGAGGAGGCCATCAAAGAAAAGGCAACTCCTGGCGCCCAAGTCATTGTGGCAAGAAAAGGCAAGGTGGTTTATCAGAAGAACTTTGGCTATCAGACTTACGACGAAGAAAAACCTATTGACGACAACACTATTTATGACATAGCATCGATCACTAAAGTAGCCGCCACCACACAGATCGTTATGAAACTCTACGAAGAAAAAAGGCTAGATATCAATAAACCGATCGGAGACTATTTAACGGAATTGGACAGCACAAATAAAAAAGACCTGATCATAAGAGATATTCTGACACATCAGGCTGGTTTAAAACCCTATATTCCCTTCTGGGAAAAGACGGTTAGCGATGGCGCTATGAAAGAGGAATATCTCATCGATGCGCAGGGTCCTAACCATAACTTTAAGATTGCCGAACAAAGAAGTCTCCCGCCATCATTAAGTGATTCCGTATGGTATTGGACCATTGAGTCTGAATTGAGAAAGTTACCCAAAAAGAAAAAACGCTACGACTACCTCTATTCAGACTTAGGCTATACGCTGGTTTATAAATTGATTTCAGAAATTATTGATGAACCTGTGGAAGACTATCTAAACCGAGAATTCTATAACCCATTGGGCTTGAGCAGTACGGCATTCTTACCGCTGGAAAAAGGATACAATGAAGAAATAGCCCCTACTGAAGTTGATGATTATTTCAGGAATGTTGTAGTCTGTGGAAATGTTCATGACCAAAACGCTACGTTGATGGGTGGAGTCGCAGGGCATGCTGGTCTTTTCAGCAAGGCCAACGATTTGGCCATTCTCATGCAAATGAACATGCAAATGGGAGAGTATGCTGGTAAGACCTACTTTAATAATTGGACCATCCCAATATTTACAAGTGCTCAGTTTTTAGAAAATCGACGGGGATTGGGTTGGGATAAACCAATTACGGGCACCGATGAGGGGCCTACAAGCCAATACGCGTCAGCTAGTACTTTTGGTCATACTGGCTTTACAGGAGCCGCAGTTTGGGCTGATCCGGCAGAAGAACTCGTTTTTATATTCCTGACCAATAGGACATATCCCGAAAGTGATAACTTTAAATTGATTGAAGAAAACGTGAGAACTCGCATCCATGATTTGCTTTACCAGTCAATTTTTGAACCTAAAGTCGAAGAATAG
- the bshA gene encoding N-acetyl-alpha-D-glucosaminyl L-malate synthase BshA: MKIGIVCYPTFGGSGVVATELGKGLAKNGHEVHFITYSQPTRLDFFNENLFYHEVNIRSYPLFKYPPYELALASKMVDVVKFEKLDLLHVHYAIPHASAAVMARQILKSEGIDIPVVTTLHGTDITLVGKDPSYEPVVTFSINQSDGVTAVSEDLKKDTYKHFNVMREIEVIPNFIDLTKFKRQRKDHFKTAICPNGEKLVVHTSNFRKVKRVDDVVRIFHKISETVPARLLLVGDGPERGHIEALCRELGIYDEVRFLGKLEAVEEVLSVADLFLMPSEKESFGLAALEAMACEVPVISSNAGGIPELNINGVTGFTSNVGNIEEMTKNALHVLSEEHLEKFKANALEQAKTFDIEVILPIYEKFYSDVAATVLASS; encoded by the coding sequence ATGAAAATAGGAATCGTATGCTACCCAACATTCGGAGGAAGTGGGGTGGTCGCAACTGAACTGGGTAAAGGCCTGGCGAAAAATGGTCATGAGGTGCACTTCATAACCTATTCGCAACCAACAAGACTAGATTTTTTTAATGAGAACCTTTTTTACCACGAGGTTAACATTCGATCTTATCCACTTTTCAAATATCCGCCATATGAGTTAGCACTTGCCAGTAAAATGGTCGATGTGGTGAAATTCGAAAAGTTGGATCTATTACATGTGCATTACGCAATTCCTCATGCCTCGGCAGCGGTTATGGCCAGACAGATTCTGAAATCTGAAGGCATTGACATTCCTGTAGTTACTACGCTTCATGGTACAGATATTACACTTGTAGGAAAAGATCCATCTTACGAACCTGTCGTAACCTTTAGCATTAATCAATCCGATGGCGTTACTGCAGTATCAGAAGACTTGAAGAAAGATACCTACAAGCATTTTAATGTAATGCGTGAGATTGAGGTAATACCAAACTTCATAGACCTGACCAAATTTAAAAGACAACGAAAAGATCACTTCAAAACGGCTATTTGCCCCAATGGAGAGAAATTAGTCGTGCATACGTCTAACTTCAGGAAAGTAAAACGCGTGGACGATGTTGTAAGAATCTTCCATAAGATTTCAGAAACAGTTCCCGCTAGACTTTTACTAGTTGGCGATGGACCTGAAAGAGGGCATATTGAAGCCTTATGCAGAGAACTTGGCATATATGATGAAGTCCGCTTCTTAGGTAAACTAGAGGCTGTAGAAGAAGTACTTTCTGTAGCAGATTTATTCCTTATGCCTTCTGAAAAAGAGAGTTTTGGATTGGCTGCTCTAGAAGCTATGGCGTGCGAAGTACCTGTCATTTCATCTAATGCGGGAGGTATTCCTGAATTGAACATTAACGGTGTCACAGGCTTTACGTCTAACGTCGGAAATATCGAAGAAATGACTAAAAATGCGCTTCACGTGCTCAGTGAAGAACATTTAGAAAAATTTAAGGCCAACGCGCTCGAACAAGCCAAGACTTTCGACATAGAGGTGATTTTACCGATCTACGAGAAATTCTATAGCGACGTAGCGGCAACCGTATTAGCAAGCTCTTAA
- a CDS encoding NAD(P)-binding domain-containing protein — MTIGIIGCGWLGLPLAKALINEGHKVIGSTTSQEKLSTLSDAGIEPILLKLEPMPVGESFYRLFEAELIIINIPPGRKRNTPEFYEEQIKFLKYQLQQSTVKKVIFISSTSYYPNTDGLVDTSTKPDFDNGSSKGVVKGENQIKQIEQELIIYRCGGLMGGERIPGKWFSGKVTQGANTPVNYIHRDDIIRIISSQITQWPIQEQQQVYNLVSPDHPTRQEVHEKMAEKYGFTPPIWGEEASTPSKIVDSDFKESNLKSPLDF, encoded by the coding sequence ATGACGATAGGCATAATCGGTTGCGGTTGGCTTGGATTACCTTTAGCTAAGGCTCTCATCAACGAAGGTCATAAAGTCATCGGCAGTACAACGAGCCAAGAGAAACTATCAACTCTATCGGACGCTGGTATTGAACCAATACTACTCAAGCTTGAACCAATGCCCGTTGGGGAGTCATTTTATAGACTTTTTGAGGCCGAACTAATCATCATTAATATTCCGCCGGGAAGAAAAAGGAATACTCCAGAGTTCTATGAGGAGCAAATCAAGTTTCTCAAATATCAATTGCAGCAAAGCACAGTCAAGAAAGTAATCTTCATTAGTTCTACCTCTTACTACCCAAATACAGATGGTTTGGTAGATACTTCTACTAAGCCTGACTTTGACAATGGATCGTCGAAAGGCGTTGTAAAAGGAGAAAATCAGATCAAACAGATCGAACAAGAACTAATCATTTATCGCTGTGGGGGATTGATGGGAGGCGAAAGGATTCCTGGTAAATGGTTCTCAGGGAAAGTTACTCAAGGCGCAAATACTCCTGTAAACTATATACACCGAGATGACATTATTAGAATTATTTCGAGTCAGATAACCCAGTGGCCTATTCAAGAACAGCAACAAGTCTATAATTTAGTTTCTCCCGACCATCCTACGCGCCAAGAAGTTCATGAAAAGATGGCCGAAAAGTATGGGTTTACCCCTCCGATTTGGGGTGAAGAAGCCTCTACACCATCCAAAATCGTGGACAGTGACTTTAAAGAATCGAACTTAAAATCGCCGTTAGACTTTTAA
- a CDS encoding DUF1761 domain-containing protein has product MDFSAINWLAVAVAAIAFFALGAIWYGPIFGKAWQKGAGLTDDDIKNSNMGKTFGTAFIFALLIAVGMAIFFFGFPAEPGCEVEMTAGMGAMYGLMTGIFFLFPSIGMNYTFAKKSMSYILIDSGYHVLAYTIVGVILGAWQ; this is encoded by the coding sequence ATGGATTTTTCAGCTATTAACTGGCTTGCGGTAGCAGTAGCGGCGATCGCTTTTTTTGCATTAGGGGCAATTTGGTATGGGCCTATTTTTGGTAAGGCTTGGCAAAAGGGCGCCGGACTTACCGATGATGATATTAAGAACAGCAATATGGGAAAGACCTTTGGTACGGCATTCATATTTGCCTTACTGATAGCGGTAGGGATGGCCATATTCTTTTTTGGCTTTCCCGCAGAACCAGGCTGTGAAGTAGAGATGACGGCAGGTATGGGCGCGATGTACGGCCTCATGACTGGCATTTTCTTCTTATTTCCTTCTATCGGCATGAACTATACTTTTGCCAAAAAATCTATGAGTTACATTCTAATCGATTCAGGGTACCACGTTTTGGCCTATACAATAGTAGGTGTGATTTTAGGTGCTTGGCAGTAA
- a CDS encoding energy transducer TonB — translation MKYKFVDKAKNLTPDDIKAQMNFDNVVKGASVWAGFKLGSALLKLGAKATTTVVAGTSTVVVATAIVVGTTTDVFKPKENNTAHLVPSEIQIEEEPKEEELITPVTKDSIASAPKQKPVVPVQKKPVPKPKPVSKPVVKPAIQDPAQIQYEDIKTNARPLPSISAFKSFIDNELIYPADQIAVGNNEAKNVEGYVEVFWTINRKGEATNFKIRKSLGTAFDNEAIRVIKKYKNWEPATFNGEAVESNITFKIYFRMK, via the coding sequence GTGAAATACAAATTTGTAGATAAGGCGAAAAATTTAACACCTGATGATATCAAAGCTCAGATGAACTTTGATAATGTGGTGAAAGGTGCTTCTGTGTGGGCTGGGTTCAAACTTGGTTCAGCGCTATTGAAGTTAGGAGCAAAGGCTACGACGACCGTTGTGGCAGGTACTAGTACTGTTGTAGTTGCAACAGCCATTGTGGTGGGTACAACAACTGATGTCTTTAAGCCAAAGGAGAATAACACAGCGCATTTAGTACCATCGGAAATTCAAATAGAAGAGGAACCTAAAGAAGAAGAGTTAATTACTCCAGTTACAAAAGATTCCATTGCGAGTGCACCGAAGCAAAAACCGGTCGTACCAGTTCAGAAAAAGCCTGTACCAAAACCAAAGCCAGTTAGTAAACCTGTTGTAAAGCCAGCTATACAAGACCCTGCTCAAATACAGTATGAAGACATAAAGACAAATGCTCGGCCACTACCGAGTATTAGTGCTTTCAAGTCATTCATCGATAATGAGCTGATTTATCCAGCTGATCAAATTGCTGTTGGTAATAATGAGGCTAAGAATGTAGAAGGGTATGTTGAGGTTTTTTGGACGATAAATCGTAAAGGTGAAGCGACAAACTTTAAGATTAGAAAATCACTCGGTACAGCTTTCGATAATGAGGCAATCAGGGTAATAAAGAAATACAAAAACTGGGAGCCTGCTACTTTTAATGGCGAAGCCGTTGAAAGCAATATTACCTTCAAGATTTATTTTCGAATGAAATAA
- a CDS encoding RNA polymerase sigma factor encodes MTKSTISELTEIELIEKAKGDKKFFEPLYKKYYEQVFRLVFSRVQDVDLAGDITSEAFGKALSHLDDYKYKGYPLSAWLARIALNSCYDYFRSQKKQRHVSLENYISHDIVFEIEIEENEKELWLTMLPDVLEKLKPAELELIELRFFEGKSFAEIGYILDITEGNAKTRTYRILKRLKRYFKRSTS; translated from the coding sequence TTGACTAAATCGACCATATCGGAACTTACGGAAATAGAGCTAATTGAGAAGGCTAAAGGGGATAAGAAGTTCTTTGAACCCCTTTATAAGAAGTATTATGAGCAAGTTTTTAGATTAGTTTTTTCTAGAGTTCAAGATGTAGATTTGGCAGGAGATATTACCTCCGAGGCTTTCGGAAAGGCACTGTCTCATTTAGATGATTATAAGTATAAAGGATACCCTTTATCTGCTTGGTTGGCGCGAATAGCATTAAATAGTTGCTATGACTATTTCAGGTCGCAGAAAAAGCAACGGCACGTGTCGTTGGAAAATTACATATCACACGATATCGTCTTCGAAATTGAAATTGAGGAGAATGAGAAGGAGCTCTGGCTAACTATGTTGCCAGACGTGTTGGAGAAACTTAAACCCGCTGAATTAGAACTAATAGAGTTGCGATTTTTTGAGGGTAAGAGTTTCGCGGAGATAGGATACATTCTGGATATTACGGAGGGCAATGCCAAAACCCGGACTTACAGAATCCTAAAGAGGTTGAAAAGATATTTTAAGCGTAGTACATCGTGA
- a CDS encoding vWA domain-containing protein: MKGYRFSKYIPEKAQGDSAFDNLLNIFLQLISITGGDVSETLSWLTNIDKQYSITDDNYGIGDFIDELKEKGYLTEQNQDGKFEVTGKTGQEIRKSSLEEIFGKLKKAGKGQHKTNFSGTGDETGTDRRPFEFGDSIQQIAMTDSIRNAQINNGFGDFMMTENDLEVVETEYKTQTSTVLMIDISHSMILYGEDRITPAKKVAMALAELVTTKYPKDTIDVIVFGNDAWQIEIKDLPYLQVGPYHTNTIAGLELAMDILRRRKNPNKQIFMITDGKPTCMKVGIKYYKNAFGLDPKILNKTLNLATQCRRLNIPVTTFMIASDPYLKQFVQEFTTANNGNAYYSSLKGLGHIIFEDYKRNRRKRF; encoded by the coding sequence ATGAAGGGATACCGGTTTTCTAAATATATACCTGAAAAAGCGCAAGGTGATTCAGCCTTCGATAACCTACTCAATATTTTTCTACAGCTAATCAGCATTACTGGCGGCGATGTCTCGGAAACACTGTCTTGGCTGACCAATATTGACAAGCAATACTCAATTACGGACGATAATTACGGGATAGGAGACTTTATTGACGAACTAAAGGAAAAAGGATATCTCACTGAACAAAATCAGGATGGGAAATTTGAAGTAACTGGTAAAACAGGTCAGGAAATCAGAAAGTCTTCTTTAGAAGAAATCTTTGGCAAACTGAAGAAGGCGGGTAAAGGTCAACATAAAACTAATTTCTCTGGTACAGGTGATGAAACCGGTACTGACCGAAGGCCTTTCGAGTTTGGTGACTCCATACAGCAAATTGCGATGACCGATTCGATCAGGAATGCCCAAATCAATAATGGTTTCGGAGATTTTATGATGACCGAAAATGATCTGGAAGTCGTAGAGACAGAATATAAAACCCAGACCTCGACCGTCCTTATGATCGATATTTCTCATTCCATGATTTTATATGGTGAGGATAGAATTACGCCAGCGAAAAAAGTGGCGATGGCCCTTGCCGAGTTAGTGACCACTAAGTATCCGAAAGACACGATTGACGTAATTGTATTCGGAAACGATGCCTGGCAAATAGAAATCAAAGACCTCCCCTATCTACAAGTTGGTCCGTATCACACCAATACCATAGCAGGATTAGAATTGGCTATGGATATTCTGAGAAGGAGAAAAAACCCAAACAAGCAGATTTTCATGATCACGGATGGGAAACCTACTTGTATGAAAGTGGGCATCAAGTACTATAAAAACGCATTTGGTCTAGACCCTAAAATTTTAAACAAAACATTGAATTTGGCTACGCAATGCCGTAGACTCAATATCCCAGTAACCACGTTCATGATTGCATCCGACCCTTACCTAAAGCAATTCGTGCAAGAATTCACGACGGCCAATAATGGAAATGCCTACTACAGTAGCTTAAAGGGATTAGGGCACATCATATTTGAAGATTATAAACGCAATAGAAGAAAAAGATTCTAA
- a CDS encoding P-loop NTPase family protein, with the protein MSYKALTSDQLLSIKTLKELKEAGYESKSVKDELRDNLISKLKNGESTFEGIWGYEDTVIPDIERAILSKHNMNLLGLRGQAKTRIARQMTELLDEYVPIIEGSDLNDDPLNPLGRFGADLIKEKGDDTPIAWLHRSDRYAEKLATPDVSIADLIGDVDPIKAATLKLPYSDERVIHYGLVPRSHRCIFVINELPDLQARIQVALFNILQEGDIQIRGFKLRMPLDIQFVFTANPEDYTNRGSIVTPLKDRIDSQIITHYPKTLEISKQITTQEADIKGEQKEKVVINEIAQDLIEQIAIEARDSEYVDEKSGVSARLTISAYENLASAAERRALINGENQTYIRISDFVGVVPAITGKVELVYEGEQEGPGIVAHNLVGKAIRTMFTEYFPKPDDKSKEKSENPYKKIIEWFGEGYTLDLLNDLKGSTYEEGLKAVPGLAELVKAKHPKANMHETLFLMEFVLHGLAEYSKLSKSALDTGTRFKDLLSSMFSMPDLDDLTEDDLE; encoded by the coding sequence ATGAGCTATAAAGCACTGACATCAGATCAATTATTATCTATAAAAACACTTAAAGAACTCAAGGAAGCTGGTTACGAAAGTAAATCAGTGAAAGATGAGTTAAGAGATAACCTTATTTCCAAGCTTAAAAACGGGGAATCTACTTTTGAAGGTATTTGGGGTTATGAAGATACTGTTATACCTGATATTGAGAGAGCCATTTTGTCCAAACACAATATGAACTTGTTGGGTTTGAGAGGGCAGGCGAAAACAAGAATTGCTCGGCAAATGACCGAATTACTGGATGAATATGTGCCAATTATTGAGGGGTCTGACCTGAATGATGATCCACTGAATCCATTGGGACGATTTGGAGCTGACCTGATCAAAGAAAAAGGTGATGATACCCCGATCGCATGGTTACATCGTTCCGATCGCTATGCTGAAAAATTAGCGACACCAGATGTTTCGATTGCGGACCTTATTGGAGACGTAGACCCTATAAAAGCAGCAACGCTAAAACTGCCCTATTCAGATGAACGCGTTATTCATTATGGTCTAGTTCCAAGGTCACATCGGTGTATTTTCGTCATTAATGAGCTACCCGATCTACAGGCTAGAATCCAAGTGGCGTTGTTCAATATTCTTCAAGAAGGTGATATCCAAATCAGAGGCTTTAAACTTAGAATGCCCCTGGATATTCAATTTGTATTCACCGCTAACCCAGAAGATTATACCAATAGAGGCAGCATTGTAACGCCACTAAAAGATAGAATCGATAGTCAGATTATCACCCACTACCCTAAAACCTTAGAAATCAGCAAGCAAATCACCACGCAAGAAGCGGATATCAAAGGTGAGCAAAAGGAAAAAGTGGTGATCAATGAAATTGCTCAAGACCTCATCGAGCAAATTGCCATTGAAGCAAGAGATAGTGAATATGTGGACGAAAAAAGTGGGGTTTCAGCCCGGTTGACAATTTCGGCCTATGAAAACCTTGCCAGTGCTGCCGAAAGAAGAGCATTAATAAACGGAGAAAACCAGACTTATATTCGTATCTCCGATTTTGTAGGAGTGGTGCCAGCCATCACGGGAAAAGTGGAATTGGTTTATGAAGGCGAACAAGAAGGCCCTGGCATTGTAGCTCACAATTTAGTGGGCAAGGCCATTAGAACCATGTTCACAGAGTATTTCCCAAAACCAGATGATAAGTCTAAAGAGAAATCAGAAAATCCGTACAAAAAAATCATAGAATGGTTTGGCGAAGGCTACACACTAGACCTCCTCAATGACCTGAAAGGATCGACTTATGAAGAGGGCTTAAAAGCTGTTCCAGGGTTGGCAGAATTGGTGAAAGCCAAACATCCTAAAGCTAACATGCATGAAACACTATTCCTGATGGAATTTGTACTACACGGATTAGCAGAGTATAGTAAACTCAGTAAATCAGCACTTGACACAGGAACAAGATTTAAAGACTTACTCAGTAGTATGTTTTCTATGCCAGATTTGGATGATCTAACTGAAGATGATTTAGAATAA
- a CDS encoding AlbA family DNA-binding domain-containing protein, which translates to MDLAHLSRITIKGEGQFLEFKKKANYPEKIVKEIVAFANSNGGKLLLGVDDDGTISGTRNIEGEAFVLEKAIEELIKPHIDYQLELLKINDKKGVAIFNIPEGSQKPYRASENTQQEIGTAFIRCGDESVKASKEMRQILKRKNDARDERFNYGEKEKILMQLLEQDKFTNVSTFAKQANIPKFIASRTLVKLVLANLLTIEPSAQGDKYFVKET; encoded by the coding sequence ATGGATTTAGCTCACTTAAGCAGAATAACAATTAAGGGGGAAGGTCAGTTTCTCGAATTCAAGAAAAAGGCTAATTACCCTGAAAAAATTGTTAAAGAGATAGTAGCATTCGCCAATAGCAATGGTGGAAAGCTATTGCTCGGTGTTGACGATGATGGAACCATTTCAGGGACTAGAAATATTGAAGGAGAAGCCTTTGTTTTAGAAAAAGCTATCGAAGAACTAATAAAACCACACATTGACTATCAGTTGGAGCTATTAAAAATCAATGATAAAAAAGGCGTAGCTATTTTTAATATCCCAGAAGGGAGTCAAAAGCCATATCGCGCTTCAGAAAATACTCAACAAGAAATAGGCACTGCGTTTATTCGGTGTGGTGACGAAAGTGTAAAAGCGTCTAAAGAAATGCGTCAAATTCTTAAGCGAAAAAATGATGCTAGAGATGAGCGCTTTAATTATGGAGAAAAAGAAAAAATTCTGATGCAATTGTTAGAACAAGACAAGTTTACCAATGTATCAACGTTTGCAAAACAAGCCAATATCCCAAAGTTTATAGCATCCAGAACATTAGTAAAGTTAGTCTTGGCAAACTTGCTTACGATTGAACCTTCTGCCCAAGGCGATAAATATTTTGTGAAAGAAACATGA
- a CDS encoding lipid-binding SYLF domain-containing protein — MMKRLRIVPLVFISLFIWNIEAEAQRRKKHDPQKAEQTLAEFEKVDPGFAKLAAEAYGYAIFPSIGKGAIGIGGAAGKGVVYRKGDVVGGVNMTQISFGFQFGGQAYSEIIFFENADAFNRFQENELQFAAQVSAVALKSGISADAKYTEGVAVFTMAKGGLMYEAAVGGQRFKFIPPNKMK; from the coding sequence ATGATGAAACGTTTAAGAATAGTTCCCCTAGTTTTTATAAGTCTTTTCATATGGAACATTGAGGCTGAAGCCCAACGCAGAAAGAAGCACGACCCGCAAAAGGCAGAACAAACACTTGCTGAATTTGAAAAAGTAGATCCTGGATTCGCAAAACTTGCAGCAGAAGCTTACGGATATGCTATTTTCCCTTCGATTGGTAAAGGAGCGATCGGAATAGGAGGAGCTGCTGGTAAAGGGGTAGTTTACAGAAAAGGTGACGTTGTAGGCGGTGTAAATATGACTCAAATATCATTTGGTTTTCAGTTTGGAGGCCAAGCCTATAGCGAAATCATATTCTTTGAAAATGCTGATGCTTTTAACCGCTTTCAGGAAAATGAATTACAATTCGCCGCTCAGGTATCGGCGGTGGCCTTAAAGTCAGGTATCTCCGCAGACGCCAAGTATACAGAGGGAGTCGCCGTTTTTACGATGGCCAAAGGAGGTTTAATGTACGAGGCTGCCGTTGGTGGTCAACGCTTCAAGTTTATTCCCCCAAATAAGATGAAGTAA